The window GGATGAATGATTTTAACCTGTTTGTGGCGGCCAAGCTCGCCCTTCTCAATAACGACCTGGCTTTTCGCCACACGGAACTGTTTACCGAGAAACTTCACCAGATGGCTGTTGGCTTGCCCATCGACCGGTGGGGCGGTAATGGCGACTTTTACTTCGTCGCCATGTAAACCCACAATACTGTCACGGCTGGCTTTAGGCTGAATGTAGAGCCGTAAAACCAGACCGTCATCGCAGGGTGTTACGGCACTCATAGCGCCATCCACAGCCCCGGCAGCAGCATGTTGCCTGTCGCTTGTAACACTTCTGCGATCCCCATGTTGATGACATAGAGCAGCAGCACCAGGATCATCGGGGAGAAGTCGATCCCGCCCATTCCTGGAAGGATACGACGAATAGGACGCAGCAGCGGATCCGCCAGTTGAATCAGTACGTATTCTACAGGGCTGCGGCCCTGGCTGACCCAGCTCATGATGGCCATCACCAGCAGTACCCAGAAAATCAGCAGCCCGATAGTCTTCAGGACGATCAGTACGGCGGCGATCCAGATAATGGGTTGGAACGTGACCACTTTGAACAGCACAATAGCTTTGATAAAGCTGAGCACTAACGCGACCAGTAACGATGCGCTATCAATCGGCCCCATCGGGGGAATAATTCGGCGTAACGGCCCAATAATAGGCTGAGTGATTTTTACAATGAACTGCGAAAACGGATTGTAAAAATCGCAGCGAGACCACTGCATCCACACGCGCAATAGCAGCGCCATGGTATACAGCTCAATTACCGTTGAGAGCAGGAAGGTCAACGTATTCATGGTGTTCCTCAGTTTTCCTTAATTTTTTGTGTAATCACGAGCACCAAAAATGGCAGTGCCAATGCGCACCAT of the Citrobacter freundii genome contains:
- the yggU gene encoding DUF167 family protein YggU; this translates as MSAVTPCDDGLVLRLYIQPKASRDSIVGLHGDEVKVAITAPPVDGQANSHLVKFLGKQFRVAKSQVVIEKGELGRHKQVKIIHPQQIPPEIAALTD
- a CDS encoding YggT family protein encodes the protein MNTLTFLLSTVIELYTMALLLRVWMQWSRCDFYNPFSQFIVKITQPIIGPLRRIIPPMGPIDSASLLVALVLSFIKAIVLFKVVTFQPIIWIAAVLIVLKTIGLLIFWVLLVMAIMSWVSQGRSPVEYVLIQLADPLLRPIRRILPGMGGIDFSPMILVLLLYVINMGIAEVLQATGNMLLPGLWMAL